Proteins from one Caulobacter sp. 73W genomic window:
- a CDS encoding tRNA1(Val) (adenine(37)-N6)-methyltransferase — translation MDEVAEDSVLNGRVRLRQAAGGYRAGLDAALLAAACDAADGARVIEPGCGAGGALLAAAVRRSGASFTGVERDAAAAALARDNAALNGLAERVQVRQADVQAGFRALATEPFDAAMANPPFFDDPNALRAPAAAKTGAWMADGGLEAWAAFLLKAVREGGTITIVHRADRLADILALLSPKAGSFRIRPVHPFADQPAKRVLVRAIKTGKAPLVLLPPRVLHDRTGAKHTAQAEAILRGEASLPWT, via the coding sequence GTGGACGAGGTCGCCGAAGATAGTGTGCTTAACGGACGCGTCCGCCTGAGGCAGGCGGCGGGCGGCTATCGGGCGGGACTCGACGCCGCACTTCTTGCTGCGGCTTGCGATGCGGCGGATGGAGCGCGGGTCATCGAACCGGGATGCGGCGCCGGCGGGGCCTTGCTGGCCGCGGCGGTGCGGCGATCCGGCGCAAGTTTCACCGGCGTGGAGCGGGACGCCGCCGCCGCCGCCCTGGCCCGCGATAACGCCGCCCTCAACGGCCTGGCGGAACGGGTCCAGGTGCGGCAAGCCGATGTTCAGGCCGGTTTCCGCGCCCTGGCGACGGAGCCCTTCGACGCCGCCATGGCCAACCCGCCGTTCTTTGACGATCCCAACGCCCTGCGCGCCCCGGCGGCGGCCAAGACCGGCGCCTGGATGGCGGATGGAGGACTGGAGGCCTGGGCGGCCTTCCTGCTGAAGGCGGTGCGCGAGGGCGGGACCATCACCATCGTCCACCGCGCCGACCGGCTGGCGGACATCCTGGCCCTGCTCTCGCCCAAGGCGGGCTCCTTCAGGATCCGCCCCGTGCATCCCTTCGCCGACCAGCCGGCCAAGCGCGTGCTGGTGCGGGCGATCAAGACCGGCAAGGCGCCGCTGGTCCTGCTGCCGCCCCGGGTCCTGCACGACCGCACCGGGGCCAAGCATACGGCGCAGGCCGAGGCGATCCTGCGTGGTGAAGCCTCCCTCCCCTGGACCTAG
- a CDS encoding polyprenyl synthetase family protein has protein sequence MFGEFVERYVLDAAVTAQARRPGSVDPIVRLSADDMVKVNALITDRMQSDVAIIPALADHLIAAGGKRLRPLLTVAAARLAGASDDNCLKLAAAVEFIHTATLLHDDVVDGSQLRRGKVAAHLIWGGAQSVLVGDFLFARAFELMVETGSMTALEILARASRVIAEGEVLQLTRSHDLNLSQDLYIEIIGAKTAELFAAAAEAGAVSAEVETVKTAALRAYGMNLGLAFQLVDDALDYGGTTEALGKNAGDDFREGKATLPLLLAIARSGAKETEFWERTVGRREQTDADFARVRELMVGAGAIEATLNLAADYAEAAKAALKGFPANDWRDALEQLADFSVSRRA, from the coding sequence ATGTTCGGGGAATTTGTGGAGCGATACGTTTTGGACGCAGCCGTCACGGCTCAGGCACGCCGGCCCGGTTCGGTCGACCCGATCGTCCGCCTTTCGGCGGACGACATGGTGAAGGTGAACGCCCTCATCACCGACCGCATGCAAAGCGACGTCGCCATCATTCCCGCCCTGGCCGATCACCTGATCGCGGCCGGCGGAAAGCGCCTGCGTCCGCTGCTCACCGTCGCCGCCGCCCGTCTGGCCGGCGCGTCGGACGACAACTGCCTGAAACTCGCCGCCGCCGTGGAGTTCATCCACACCGCCACGCTGCTGCATGACGACGTGGTGGACGGCAGCCAGCTGCGCCGCGGCAAGGTCGCCGCCCATCTGATCTGGGGCGGCGCGCAAAGCGTGCTGGTGGGCGATTTCCTGTTCGCCCGGGCCTTCGAGCTGATGGTCGAGACCGGCTCGATGACGGCGCTGGAGATTCTGGCCCGCGCCAGCCGCGTCATCGCCGAGGGCGAGGTGCTGCAGCTGACCCGCAGCCACGACCTGAACCTGTCGCAGGACCTCTATATCGAGATCATCGGCGCCAAGACCGCCGAGCTGTTCGCCGCCGCCGCCGAGGCGGGCGCGGTCTCGGCCGAGGTCGAGACGGTGAAGACCGCCGCCTTGCGCGCCTATGGCATGAACCTGGGCCTGGCGTTCCAGCTGGTCGACGACGCACTGGACTACGGCGGCACGACCGAGGCGCTGGGCAAGAACGCCGGCGACGACTTCCGCGAAGGTAAGGCCACCCTGCCGCTGCTGCTGGCCATCGCCCGCAGCGGCGCCAAGGAGACCGAGTTTTGGGAGCGCACTGTCGGTCGCCGCGAACAGACCGACGCCGACTTCGCCCGCGTGCGCGAGCTGATGGTCGGTGCCGGCGCCATCGAGGCGACTTTGAACCTGGCCGCCGATTATGCCGAAGCGGCCAAGGCCGCCCTGAAAGGCTTCCCCGCCAACGACTGGCGCGACGCCCTGGAGCAACTGGCCGACTTCTCCGTCAGCCGTCGGGCCTAG